From the Thermococcus sp. M36 genome, the window CCCGACTCCACCGGGCCCGCACATCGTGTGGTTCATCTCTCCCAGTTCCCTGAACATCCCATTAACATCGAAGTCGAGAATCCTCCTTATTATGCGAAAATCCCACTCCTTTATCCTGTGGGGGAGCTCTTCTGCCCTCACCCTGAAAGGCACGTAGCCGTATACGGGGCCGTAGTGCATGAAGTCTGTGCTGGCTATGACGACAACGTCCCTGCCGAGCTCCTTTGATGCCTCAAAAACCGCCTTGCCTAAGCTCCCGGCCACCTCTTCGTCGTGAATTCCGAGGGCGATGGGGACTATCTTAACCTCCCTCCCGGCCAGTTCGCTCAGATACTGGATGAAGGGAATCTGAACCTCTATGGAGTGCTCGTATTTGTGGGCAAGCTCGTCAAGATCCACCATGCCGGAGATCCCTGCGATGGCCCTGGCCATCTCGGCATCAACTTCGATCTCTCCGAGCGGGGTGAGCCATTTTCCCGAAGGATAGACCGCTATCGGCGAGCCCAGGCCGGTGTGGTTCGGGCCCAGGATGACGAAGGTCTCGGGCAGGCCGTCCTCAAAGATGGCCTTATAAGTCCTCGAGGCCGTGTAGCCCGAGAAGACGTAGCCCGCATGGGGGGCAACGCCAGCGGTTATCCTCCTTTCGTTTCCCTCCTCACCTAAATCCTTGAAGAACTCCTCCAGCATCAGCACGAGCTCTTCACCCGAAGGATAGAAGCTGCCGGCGACTGCCGGATACCTTACCTCCATGATCCCCACCTCCAAAGGTTTATCGCCCTCAAGGTCTAAATACCTTCGGTCAGTTTGAGGCCTGAGCCAGTGAGGGGGAGAAGAACCCTCGAACCATCCGGGATTTCGCCGCTCTCGACCAGCTTCCACAGGGCCGCGAGGACAACGGCAGAGGTAGGCTCAACCAGAAAACCCGCCCGCTTAAGCCAGTCCAATGCTTCCACCGTTTCGGGCCCTTCAATGCTCACACAGAGACCGTTTGTTTCCTCGATCGCCCTTTTCATTTCATCAATCCTCGGAGGTTCTGGAATCGCTATGCCGTCCGCGATGGTGTTGAGGAAGCCGGAACGCTCGCAGAGACTTTCGTAGCCGCCGGCCTGAACCGCAACGAGCCGGGGGAGCTCCGCGATCTCGCCCATATCCCTTAATTCCGTGAAGCCCTTCCAGAGGCCGAGGAAAAGCGTTCCGCTCCCCGCCGGGGCCAAGACGTAGTCGGGAACACCGACCTGCTCGTAAGTTTCAAAGGCCACCGTTTTTGTACCCTCGATGAAGTATGGGTTAAGCCAGTGGGAGACGTAGGTTATCCCCTCGCGCTCTGCAAACTCTACTGCCATTTCGTGAACCTTCATCCTGTCCCCATCAACGAAGTGGAGTACCGCCCCAAGCCTCTCCAGAAGCGAGAGCTTCTCCGGCATCGTATTGTATGAGACGAATAGGTGGGCAGTTATCCCGGCCGGAAGGGAGTACAAGGCCATGCTCAGGGCCGCGTTGCCGGAGCTGTCGAGGACGACCTCCCGGATCCCTTCCTCCATGAGCTTTGCCACGGTGACGTAAGTCCCACGATCCTTGAAGGAGCCACTCGGATGGAGGTATTCGAGCTTGAACAGCCCGACGACCGGACCTATCTGGAGTGCAGCGGTCGGGGTGATAGCGGGCACTGCCGGGGGGAGGTAGTTCCCGCCCACGGGGAGGAAGTTGAGGTAGCGGCGCATGTCTAGGTACGAGAGAAGGCTACCGAAGAAGCTGAAGTGGTTCCGCCTGACTAGCAGGGTTCCGCCGCAGTCGCAGGTCAGACGAAACGTCTCCGGGTACTCCCTACCGCAGCGTGAGCAGACGAGCATCGTACCACCCAAGGTTTTTTATTTCCACGAACGATATCTATGGCACAAGTGGATAAAAAGGTGGTTGCCATGGTTGAGAAGTTCGTTTCCGCCGAGAGGCCCCAGACCGAGGAGGGTTACCAGTACCACATAGCCTGCAAGCCAGGAGATGTCGCACGTTACGTCCTCTTGCCCGGCGACCCTGAGAGGGTGCCGAAGATAAGCTCCCTCTGGGACGAGGCGAGGGAGATAGCTTTCCACAGGGAATACAGGACACACACAGGCAGGTATAAGGGCGTCCCGATAAGCGTGACGTCCACCGGGATCGGAGGACCGTCCACGGCCATAGCCATCGAGGAACTCGCGGCGATAGGTGCCGATACCTTCATCCGCGTCGGCTCTACCGGCGCCATACAGCCGGGGATGGAGATCGGCGACCTGATAATAGCGAAAGCCGCGGTGAGGCTTGAGGGGACTTCAAAGCAGTACGTCCGCGTTGAATATCCAGCAGTTGCAGACCTTGAGGTCACCCTTGCACTGATAGAGGCAGCCGAAACGCTGGGCGTCCGCTACCACATCGGCATAACCGCCTCGACGGACAGCTTCTATCTCGGCCAGGGCAGGCCCGGGCTGAAGGGCTACTTCCCGAGCTTTGCCAAAAACATACTCGACGACCTGAGACAGGCAAACGTAACTAACTTCGAGATGGAGGCGGCAACCCTTTACACACTCGCGAACATATACGGACTGCGTGCAGGATGCGTCTGTGCGGTCTTCGCCAACCGCGTTACCAACGAGTTCGGCAAGGCCGGGGAGAAGGAGGCCGCCCTCGTTGCCAGTGAGGCCGTGAAGATACTCGCCGAGTGGGACGAAGAGAAGGAGAAGGCCGGGAAGAAGGTCTGGTTCCCTGGACTGAGGAAGATCTAAGCCTTTTTCTCTTTTCTCATCCCAAGAATCTCATTAAGAGTTTAGATTGGAAACTGGATCTTCTAGTCGGCAAAAGGTGGTGTGGAGCCGGGACCGGGATTTGAACCCGGGTGGAAGGGATCTGCAGTCCCTCGCCTCGCCTCTAGGCTATCCCGGCATCTGACCCCAGAGAAAGATTTGGCGCCGCGGAGGGGATTTGAACCCCTGTGGGCAGCGCCCACCGGCTTAGCAGGCCGGCGCCCTACCAGGCTAGGCTACCGCGGCACTCCAATGCCCGAGTTATATGAGCTGGAGGGGGTTTTTAAGTTTTTTGGAAGGTACTCGAGATGCCAGCGTCGGCAAACCATAAATACCCTCCCTGAGTAACTATCCTCGATGACCCAGCTCTTCAACTCCAAGCTCTGTGCCGTCTGCAAGGGCAGGAAGCTCCTCTGCGGCAGGCCCACCTGTCCAATACTCGAGCGCTTTAGAGTAGCTCGAACCATCGAGCAGAGGCTCAATAAAAGGCATCTCTTCGGCTCTTCCCCACCAAGCATCTTCGTCGGAGAACACGGCTACCCAAAGGTCAGAATCGGCCCGCTTGTGCCGCCCATCGAGGGTAAGACGGACTACCTCGACAACCCGCTCAAGTGGGAGAACAAGACGATAAGGGACATCCTCTACTACCGCTCGCTATTGGTTATGGGCGAGACGAAAGCAGATGTCCACGTAAGGAGGAGCGGGAGAATCCTCGGCGAGGTTCAGGAGCTGGCGATGTCAATAAAGCCGGTTGACAGCGAGATACTCCTCAAGAGAAAGCCCGTCCTCAAAGTCCTTCCAAGCGAGTTCGCGCCGCCAATAGGACCAAAGGCGGAGCTTTTGGACTTTGAGCTCACGGAGAATCCAAGGATTCCGAGGAGGACGGACTACGTCGTTAGCGATGAGCTAAAGGCAGAGCAGGCAATAATGCGCCTATACAACTGGGGCTTCGACGAGTATTACATCATCAGACTTCTCTCTGCCGGACTCCTCGGAGTGGACAAAAAGCTCGTTCCCACGAGGTGGAGCATAACTGCCGTCCAGGACACGATAGGCAAGAATCTGAGGCGCGAGATTCTCCACTACCCGGAGATAAACGACTATGAGGTCTACTTCTACCGCTTCCTAGGGAACCGATACGTTGTTCTTCTGATGCCCGAGAGCTACGCCTTCGAGCTCCTAGAGGTGTGGCTGAAGGGTTCCCTCTTCGGGGCTGGCGAGCCCAGCGTTATCCATGACTACGAGGACTTCCGGGGAAGAAAGGAGTACGTGAAAGAAACAGCCGGAGCGTATCACGCCGCCAGGCTGAGCGTCCTTGAGGCACTCCGCGTGAGGAGGAGACAGGCGAGGATAGTGGTCTTCCGCGAGGTCACGCCGGAGTACTACGCCCCTGTTGGGGTCTGGCAGATAAGACTGGGCGTTAAAAAGGCTATGAACAACCTGATAGGCCGCTTTGAGACGCTTAACGAGGCTTTAGAAGCCGTTAGGAGGCGTCTTGAACACCCCTTCGAGAAATGGCTGGAGAGGAGCTACATACTCGGGAGCCTTGCGAGGCAGAAAACTTTGGACGAGTGGCTCGGAAAGAATATATACCGCCTCGGCAGAGAGAATCCAGGTGGATGACGAACACTCCATCCCACTGAAGCGTGATGACTGCACGTCAGGCTGACACCACTTGGAGGTTTTGGGATGAGGAAAAAGCTCGCGCTGATAAGCCTCGACGGCTGTGGGATCTACAACCTGAAGCACATGCCCTTCCTGAGCGAGCTTGCTGATAGTGGGAATTTCACCGTCGTTGATTCTATATTCCCGACACTCACCGATTTGGTCCACACCAGCGTCATGACCAGCGTCTGGCCCAAAGACCACGGCGTCGTCGAGAACGGCTACTACGACAGGCTGGCCGATAGAAAGGTCAACTTCTACGACTACGAGGTGGCCTTTAATCCCCACAAGGTCATTAAGGCCCCGACCATCGTTGACCTGTTGCGGCAGAAAGGTGTTAGAACCGCAGCCGTCAGCGGCTATACGATGCCCCCGTTCAGCGGGACGGACGTTAGAATCTTCCCGCCCTTCTTTGCTGGTGACAGGATGTACCGCCAGCACGGTCGCGATTGGAGGAAGGACGTCTGGGTCATGAACTCGGCCATCTACCTATACGAGGAATGCAGGCCGGATTTGCTCCTCGTACACTTCGCTTCGATAGACGGCATGGGCCACGACTATGGGCCGCTGAGTGAGGGGGCTCTAAAGGCTGTTGAGACCGTTGACACTGCAGTTAGAACTCTATGGGAGCGCCTGAAGGAAGAGTACGCCTTCATAATCTTCGCCGACCACGGACAGGAAGAGGTTCACACCTGGGTGAACCTGAAAACCTACCTCAGGAAGCACGGCATCGAGACGCTACGCGTCTCCTCTGGCGGTGGAGTTCACGTTTATCTCAGAGACCCGAACCAGGCCGAGGAAGCCTTTGAAGTTCTGAGGAAGGCTCCAGGGGTCAAAGAAGTCTTTTTCCGCGATGAGCTTCCACACCTCGACACGCCCCTGAGTGGTGAGCTGATAGTCTCCGCCAAGCCTGGCTACTGGTTCTGCTCCCACAGAATGTGCAGGGGGATTAAGGGAGTAAGCCACTGGGTTAAGGGAATGCACGGCTCGATGAACGAGCCGGTTGTGAAGGTTCCGCTCATATTGTGGGGCTTTGAGAAGGTTGAGCTTGAAAACGCCTCGCTTATGGACATAGCCCCGACTGTTTTGATGTTTTTTGGAGCTGAAAAGTCGGCGAACATGGTGGGCAAGAGCCTGATCAAAGGATGAGCAACTAATGATCTTAGTATCTTTCAGGGAACGGTAAGAATGGTAGAAAAGTGGGAAAAGCCTCCAGCCCTCAGCGTGAGGACTGGGCGATCCTCTCGATCTCTTCCTTCTTGCTGTAGGCGAAGCTCTTCGGATCCCTGTTGGCGGCGGCTATTATTTCTTCGGCGAGAGCCTGGGCGTAGCTGGTCTTGTTCCTGTAGCACTTGGCTGAAGCGCCGAGGGCGATGTTCTTGAGGGCTATGTCGAGTCTCCTGAGCGGTGAAACGTCAACGGCCATGTGATAGCGGATCCCACCGAATGCGATGGTGGTCGTGTCTTCCCTCGGGGCGGAGTTCTCGATAGCCCTTATGAGGACCTGAATCGGGTTCTGCTTGGTTCTGCGCTCGATGAT encodes:
- a CDS encoding MEMO1 family protein, which codes for MEVRYPAVAGSFYPSGEELVLMLEEFFKDLGEEGNERRITAGVAPHAGYVFSGYTASRTYKAIFEDGLPETFVILGPNHTGLGSPIAVYPSGKWLTPLGEIEVDAEMARAIAGISGMVDLDELAHKYEHSIEVQIPFIQYLSELAGREVKIVPIALGIHDEEVAGSLGKAVFEASKELGRDVVVIASTDFMHYGPVYGYVPFRVRAEELPHRIKEWDFRIIRRILDFDVNGMFRELGEMNHTMCGPGGVGTAMVYSRLAGALEAELLHYTTSFEVSRSTDAVVGYAGIVMRR
- a CDS encoding pyridoxal-phosphate dependent enzyme encodes the protein MLVCSRCGREYPETFRLTCDCGGTLLVRRNHFSFFGSLLSYLDMRRYLNFLPVGGNYLPPAVPAITPTAALQIGPVVGLFKLEYLHPSGSFKDRGTYVTVAKLMEEGIREVVLDSSGNAALSMALYSLPAGITAHLFVSYNTMPEKLSLLERLGAVLHFVDGDRMKVHEMAVEFAEREGITYVSHWLNPYFIEGTKTVAFETYEQVGVPDYVLAPAGSGTLFLGLWKGFTELRDMGEIAELPRLVAVQAGGYESLCERSGFLNTIADGIAIPEPPRIDEMKRAIEETNGLCVSIEGPETVEALDWLKRAGFLVEPTSAVVLAALWKLVESGEIPDGSRVLLPLTGSGLKLTEGI
- the udp gene encoding uridine phosphorylase; the protein is MVEKFVSAERPQTEEGYQYHIACKPGDVARYVLLPGDPERVPKISSLWDEAREIAFHREYRTHTGRYKGVPISVTSTGIGGPSTAIAIEELAAIGADTFIRVGSTGAIQPGMEIGDLIIAKAAVRLEGTSKQYVRVEYPAVADLEVTLALIEAAETLGVRYHIGITASTDSFYLGQGRPGLKGYFPSFAKNILDDLRQANVTNFEMEAATLYTLANIYGLRAGCVCAVFANRVTNEFGKAGEKEAALVASEAVKILAEWDEEKEKAGKKVWFPGLRKI
- a CDS encoding Nre family DNA repair protein, which gives rise to MTQLFNSKLCAVCKGRKLLCGRPTCPILERFRVARTIEQRLNKRHLFGSSPPSIFVGEHGYPKVRIGPLVPPIEGKTDYLDNPLKWENKTIRDILYYRSLLVMGETKADVHVRRSGRILGEVQELAMSIKPVDSEILLKRKPVLKVLPSEFAPPIGPKAELLDFELTENPRIPRRTDYVVSDELKAEQAIMRLYNWGFDEYYIIRLLSAGLLGVDKKLVPTRWSITAVQDTIGKNLRREILHYPEINDYEVYFYRFLGNRYVVLLMPESYAFELLEVWLKGSLFGAGEPSVIHDYEDFRGRKEYVKETAGAYHAARLSVLEALRVRRRQARIVVFREVTPEYYAPVGVWQIRLGVKKAMNNLIGRFETLNEALEAVRRRLEHPFEKWLERSYILGSLARQKTLDEWLGKNIYRLGRENPGG
- a CDS encoding alkaline phosphatase family protein, with the translated sequence MRKKLALISLDGCGIYNLKHMPFLSELADSGNFTVVDSIFPTLTDLVHTSVMTSVWPKDHGVVENGYYDRLADRKVNFYDYEVAFNPHKVIKAPTIVDLLRQKGVRTAAVSGYTMPPFSGTDVRIFPPFFAGDRMYRQHGRDWRKDVWVMNSAIYLYEECRPDLLLVHFASIDGMGHDYGPLSEGALKAVETVDTAVRTLWERLKEEYAFIIFADHGQEEVHTWVNLKTYLRKHGIETLRVSSGGGVHVYLRDPNQAEEAFEVLRKAPGVKEVFFRDELPHLDTPLSGELIVSAKPGYWFCSHRMCRGIKGVSHWVKGMHGSMNEPVVKVPLILWGFEKVELENASLMDIAPTVLMFFGAEKSANMVGKSLIKG